In the Acidobacteriota bacterium genome, one interval contains:
- a CDS encoding Crp/Fnr family transcriptional regulator yields the protein MPVDPSLLKDTQLCAELDPADLAALGRIATKVGREQGGILFQEGDPATGFFVLLEGKVRVYKASPGGQEYTLHLITPGQLFAEAAMFSARTYPANCEAVEDTVTAFFPKEAFVRLLAERPRLSLKIIVSLSRFVREFNRMVGELSLRDVPSRLALYLWSVFRRGTSRTFPLGMKKMELAAKLGTVSETLSRSLRKLKEAGVIRESGGAVTVVDPARLSAVAEGIEKI from the coding sequence ATGCCGGTGGACCCGTCTCTTCTGAAGGATACGCAACTGTGTGCCGAGCTGGACCCGGCGGACCTCGCCGCGCTCGGCCGGATCGCGACGAAAGTGGGGCGGGAGCAGGGGGGGATCCTGTTCCAGGAAGGCGACCCCGCCACCGGGTTCTTCGTGCTGCTGGAGGGGAAAGTGCGGGTCTACAAGGCGTCCCCCGGGGGGCAGGAGTACACGCTGCACCTCATCACCCCGGGCCAGCTCTTCGCCGAGGCGGCGATGTTCTCGGCCCGGACCTACCCGGCCAACTGCGAGGCGGTGGAGGACACGGTCACCGCCTTCTTCCCGAAGGAGGCCTTCGTCCGGCTCCTCGCCGAGCGCCCCCGGCTGTCCCTGAAGATCATCGTCTCCCTGTCGCGCTTCGTCCGGGAGTTCAACCGGATGGTGGGCGAGCTCTCCCTGCGGGACGTGCCTTCCCGGCTGGCCCTGTACCTGTGGTCCGTGTTTCGCCGGGGCACAAGCCGGACCTTCCCCCTCGGCATGAAAAAGATGGAGCTGGCGGCGAAGCTCGGGACGGTGAGCGAGACCCTGTCGCGGTCCCTGCGCAAGCTCAAGGAAGCCGGCGTCATCCGGGAAAGCGGGGGAGCGGTCACCGTCGTCGACCCCGCCCGCCTCTCCGCGGTCGCCGAGGGGATCGAGAAAATCTGA
- a CDS encoding sigma-70 family RNA polymerase sigma factor, whose protein sequence is MENRSDAQLVADFQAGDGDAFAALLSRWRKPVLNFLLKASGNADDAQELFQETFVSVYRNLHRLKEPGKFTAWLFAIALNHARMRFRSARRIVRDDLADVESEGLKADAGAGDRFAPPVDPEEALGRKEMAAAVRKALGRLEDRQREVILLKEYGGLKFQEIAETLDIPLSTVKSRMYIGLENLRHEIRKIIRL, encoded by the coding sequence ATGGAGAACAGGAGCGATGCACAGCTGGTGGCGGACTTCCAGGCGGGTGACGGCGACGCGTTCGCGGCGCTGCTGAGCCGGTGGCGGAAGCCCGTCCTGAACTTCCTCCTGAAAGCTTCGGGGAACGCCGACGACGCCCAGGAGCTGTTCCAGGAGACCTTCGTCAGCGTCTACCGGAACCTCCACCGGCTGAAGGAACCGGGCAAGTTCACCGCCTGGCTCTTCGCGATCGCGCTGAACCATGCCCGGATGCGTTTCCGCTCGGCCCGGCGGATCGTCCGCGACGACCTCGCGGACGTGGAGAGCGAAGGGCTCAAGGCCGACGCGGGCGCCGGCGACCGGTTCGCCCCGCCGGTCGACCCCGAGGAGGCGCTGGGGCGCAAGGAGATGGCGGCCGCCGTCCGGAAGGCGCTTGGCCGCCTGGAGGACCGCCAGCGGGAGGTGATCCTCCTGAAGGAGTACGGGGGACTGAAGTTCCAGGAGATCGCGGAGACCCTCGACATCCCCCTTTCCACGGTGAAATCGCGGATGTACATCGGGCTCGAGAACCTCCGCCACGAGATCCGGAAAATCATCCGACTGTAG